Proteins encoded by one window of Blautia faecicola:
- a CDS encoding F0F1 ATP synthase subunit A, which yields MEELNCDTAFTIPLFGGIEIAESVVVTWIIMAALVVISILLTRNLQVEPENISKRQLALETVIGVIQDFFKDILGEKGKMYIPYLMSVAIYIGVANLIGILGFKPPTKDMNVTAALAIMSIVLIEFAGIHAKGGKKWLKSFAEPTPVVLPINILEIFIRPVSLCMRLFGNVLGSFVVMKLIEAVAPVLVPVPLTCYFDIFDGLIQAYVFVFLTALFIKEAIE from the coding sequence CTGGAAGAGCTGAACTGTGACACTGCCTTTACGATCCCCCTGTTTGGAGGAATTGAAATCGCAGAGTCGGTGGTTGTAACCTGGATCATTATGGCTGCACTGGTAGTAATTTCCATATTACTTACACGCAATCTCCAGGTGGAACCTGAAAACATCAGTAAACGCCAGCTGGCACTGGAAACAGTGATCGGTGTCATACAGGATTTCTTCAAAGATATTCTTGGTGAAAAAGGAAAAATGTATATTCCTTATCTGATGTCGGTGGCCATTTATATTGGCGTAGCCAATCTGATTGGTATTCTGGGATTTAAACCACCAACTAAAGACATGAATGTAACAGCAGCTCTGGCAATCATGAGCATTGTATTAATTGAATTTGCCGGAATCCATGCAAAAGGCGGAAAAAAGTGGCTGAAGAGTTTTGCAGAACCTACACCGGTGGTGTTGCCGATCAACATTCTGGAAATCTTCATCCGACCGGTATCCCTGTGTATGCGATTATTCGGTAACGTACTGGGTTCCTTCGTTGTCATGAAACTGATCGAAGCAGTAGCCCCTGTACTGGTGCCTGTACCGTTGACCTGTTATTTTGATATTTTCGACGGACTGATTCAGGCATATGTGTTTGTCTTTCTGACAGCACTGTTTATCAAAGAAGCTATTGAGTAA
- the trmB gene encoding tRNA (guanosine(46)-N7)-methyltransferase TrmB — translation MRLRNIPGSKETIAASDYVVQEPETHKGTWGQLFGDEQPVQIEVGMGKGRFIMDMARLHPDRNFVGIEMYDSVLLRAVQKRELLEEDLPNLYFIRMDARNLPDVFEKGEVDKIYLNFSDPWPKERHAKRRLTSRRFLERYDKILAPEGTVEFKTDNRPLFEFSLEEVKEAGWVLDASTFDLHHDAKLMEGNVMTEYEEKFSRAGNPIHKMIIHR, via the coding sequence ATGAGGTTAAGGAATATACCCGGCTCTAAAGAGACGATTGCAGCCAGCGATTATGTGGTACAGGAACCGGAGACACACAAGGGAACATGGGGACAGCTTTTTGGCGATGAGCAGCCGGTACAGATTGAAGTGGGAATGGGAAAGGGACGTTTTATCATGGATATGGCGCGCCTGCATCCGGATCGTAATTTTGTGGGGATCGAGATGTATGACAGTGTACTGCTTCGTGCGGTGCAGAAGAGAGAACTGCTCGAAGAAGATCTGCCAAACCTGTATTTTATCCGTATGGATGCACGAAATCTGCCGGATGTCTTTGAGAAAGGAGAAGTGGATAAGATCTATCTGAATTTTTCGGATCCATGGCCGAAGGAGCGTCATGCAAAACGCCGTCTGACTTCCCGCCGGTTTTTGGAGCGTTACGACAAGATCCTGGCACCGGAGGGAACGGTAGAGTTCAAGACCGATAACCGCCCACTGTTTGAGTTCTCACTGGAAGAAGTGAAAGAAGCAGGCTGGGTTCTGGACGCTTCGACTTTTGATCTTCATCATGATGCAAAGCTGATGGAAGGAAATGTAATGACCGAATACGAAGAAAAATTCTCCCGGGCGGGAAACCCGATCCATAAAATGATCATTCACCGATAA
- a CDS encoding TrmH family RNA methyltransferase, whose amino-acid sequence MNRDVPLKKYAKKMNHSYTFGAFPTIELLKNQPEHVLKVLLHPDMNSETQLEIITDLCNRHNIPIERAAKVVEKLRDKENIFAVGVFEKYTNQLDPTADHIVLVNPSDMGNMGTIIRTSIGFGIENLAIIEPGVDVFNPKVVRASMGSLFQLNFCYFPSFEAYKEQAGNRSLYPFMLKGAVPLQELQRDTTETYSLIFGNEATGLPDSFADEGQSVVIRHTDHIDSLNLALATGIGIYEFTK is encoded by the coding sequence ATGAACCGAGATGTACCGTTAAAAAAATACGCAAAAAAAATGAATCACTCCTACACCTTCGGCGCTTTCCCGACGATCGAACTGCTGAAAAATCAGCCGGAACATGTGCTGAAAGTCCTGCTTCACCCGGATATGAACAGTGAGACTCAACTGGAGATCATCACTGATCTGTGTAACCGGCACAATATACCGATTGAACGGGCCGCAAAAGTGGTTGAAAAGCTCAGAGACAAAGAGAACATCTTCGCTGTCGGTGTGTTTGAAAAGTACACGAACCAGCTGGATCCGACAGCGGATCATATCGTTCTTGTCAACCCGAGTGATATGGGGAATATGGGAACGATCATCCGGACAAGCATCGGTTTTGGTATTGAAAATCTTGCGATCATAGAGCCGGGTGTGGATGTATTTAACCCGAAAGTAGTACGGGCCTCGATGGGATCTTTGTTTCAGTTGAATTTCTGTTATTTCCCAAGCTTTGAAGCCTACAAAGAACAGGCGGGTAACAGAAGCCTTTATCCGTTTATGCTAAAGGGAGCTGTGCCGTTGCAGGAGCTTCAGAGAGACACCACTGAGACCTACTCCCTGATCTTCGGAAATGAAGCTACCGGACTGCCGGACAGTTTTGCGGATGAAGGACAAAGTGTGGTGATCCGTCATACCGATCATATCGATTCGTTAAACCTGGCCCTGGCTACCGGCATCGGTATCTACGAATTCACAAAATGA
- a CDS encoding V0D/AC39 family V-type ATPase subunit: MGSLLSYSGLTTKIRAMQSRLLTDEQYRELAELKSVPQAVTYLKQQPAYEAILDSLSEEALHRGKIEQLLVNSIYRDFTKIYQFSNMEQRKFLNLYFGRYEVSIMKECLNKIFDHRDVNLDLSLFKPFFDKHSQLDINLLTASQSMEEFVSHLRGTSYYQPLTALSGLETPTLFDYEMALDLSYFSAIWKTKDKILSKKNLEEITKAYGNKFDLLNLQWIYRSKQYYHMTAADIYALLIPVNYKLHKKDIAALVEAETMTAFESLLDRTYYGRRYEKLNSHTLEEMYSSIMKHVLSGESKADPYSVSTIYCYLYHKEHEIDRLTTVLECIRYSIPPEDTMRYISKS; the protein is encoded by the coding sequence ATGGGATCATTATTATCTTACAGTGGTCTGACCACGAAGATCCGAGCCATGCAGAGCAGACTGCTGACTGATGAGCAGTACCGGGAACTGGCAGAACTCAAAAGCGTTCCCCAGGCAGTTACCTATCTGAAACAGCAGCCCGCTTATGAAGCGATTCTGGACTCTCTCTCAGAAGAGGCTCTGCACCGCGGAAAGATTGAACAGCTTCTGGTGAATTCGATTTATCGCGATTTTACCAAGATTTATCAGTTTTCCAACATGGAGCAGCGCAAATTTCTCAATCTTTATTTCGGACGATACGAAGTGTCCATCATGAAAGAATGTCTGAATAAAATCTTTGACCACAGAGATGTAAATCTGGATCTTTCTTTATTCAAACCATTCTTTGATAAGCACTCACAGCTGGATATCAACCTGCTGACCGCGTCCCAGTCCATGGAAGAATTTGTCAGTCATCTGCGGGGAACCAGTTATTACCAGCCACTGACAGCACTGTCCGGTCTGGAAACACCAACGCTTTTTGACTACGAGATGGCACTGGATCTTTCTTATTTTTCTGCCATATGGAAGACAAAAGACAAGATTCTCTCCAAAAAGAACTTGGAAGAGATCACCAAAGCCTACGGAAACAAATTTGATCTGCTGAATCTTCAGTGGATCTACCGTTCCAAACAGTATTACCATATGACCGCTGCCGATATCTATGCACTGCTGATTCCTGTGAATTACAAGCTGCATAAAAAGGATATCGCTGCTCTGGTAGAAGCTGAGACGATGACAGCATTCGAATCACTTCTTGACCGGACCTACTATGGACGACGTTACGAAAAACTGAACTCACATACGCTTGAAGAGATGTACAGCAGCATCATGAAACATGTCCTTTCCGGAGAAAGCAAAGCGGATCCTTATTCGGTATCCACAATCTACTGCTACCTCTACCACAAAGAACATGAGATCGACCGGCTGACAACGGTACTCGAATGTATTCGTTACAGTATCCCACCGGAAGACACCATGCGCTATATCTCGAAATCGTAA
- a CDS encoding V-type ATP synthase subunit I — protein MIEKMQFVSITGPKADIDRVVDQYLSRYEIHLENALAQLQTLKTLTPYLQINPYKGLLAKALEYEKLLDSGNIQTNLTMTLDEAVALIESFDQQLTRINEQKKELEDQKKELEELLTQLEPFLSLDFDISRFLQFRYMTCRFGRISREYYNKFETYVYGSEETLFYPCHKNDRYIWGFYFCPTKVTDRIDAVYASMHFEQLDVPEKLYGIPSQVQVQLTGQLQQTEKELTKLQDTIAELLQKQGEKLYAATRKLESQSRNFDIRRLAACTKEDNREVFYILCGWMSVTDATAFQKEIADDQNLYCFVETDPYSTAHGEPPTKLKNPKIFRPFEMFVKMYGLPSYHEMDPTIFVALTYMFIFGAMFGDAGQGVCLVIGGFLLYKFKKMDLAAIIGTAGIFSTFFGLMFGSIFGFEDVIPALWLRPVEAMSNLPFLGTLNTVFVVAIAFGMFLILITMIFHIINAVRMKDVEGIWFDQNAVAGLVFYGSLVAVIFLFMTGHTLPAGAVLGVMFGIPLVIIMLKEPLARMVKKESPVIEGSKGMYFVQSFFELFEVMLSYLSNTLSFVRIGAFAVSHAAMMEVVLMLAGAEAGSPNWIVVILGNIFVTAMEGLIVGIQVLRLEYYEMFSRFYKGSGRAFQPFLKKSKNK, from the coding sequence ATGATTGAAAAAATGCAATTTGTAAGCATCACCGGACCAAAAGCCGATATTGACCGGGTGGTGGATCAGTATCTTTCCCGATACGAGATCCATCTGGAAAATGCTCTTGCACAGCTGCAGACGTTAAAAACACTGACTCCTTATCTGCAGATCAATCCCTACAAAGGACTTCTGGCAAAAGCACTGGAATACGAAAAGCTTTTGGACTCCGGAAACATCCAGACGAATCTCACCATGACGCTGGATGAGGCGGTCGCACTGATCGAATCCTTCGATCAACAGCTGACCCGAATCAACGAACAGAAAAAAGAGCTGGAAGATCAGAAAAAAGAGCTGGAAGAACTCCTGACACAGCTGGAACCTTTCCTCTCACTTGACTTTGATATTTCCCGTTTTCTGCAGTTCCGCTATATGACCTGCCGGTTTGGTCGTATCAGCAGGGAATATTACAACAAATTTGAAACGTATGTCTATGGCAGTGAAGAGACACTCTTCTACCCATGTCATAAAAATGACCGGTATATCTGGGGCTTTTATTTCTGCCCGACCAAAGTGACTGACCGGATCGATGCAGTCTACGCATCCATGCATTTTGAACAGCTGGATGTTCCTGAAAAGCTTTACGGCATTCCTTCTCAGGTACAGGTACAGTTAACCGGACAGTTGCAGCAGACAGAAAAAGAGCTGACAAAACTACAGGATACCATTGCCGAACTGCTGCAAAAGCAGGGTGAAAAACTCTATGCCGCCACACGGAAACTGGAAAGTCAGTCCCGCAACTTCGATATCCGCCGGCTTGCCGCCTGCACCAAAGAAGATAACCGGGAAGTCTTTTATATCCTGTGCGGCTGGATGTCTGTCACAGATGCCACAGCTTTTCAGAAAGAAATCGCGGATGATCAGAATCTCTACTGTTTCGTAGAGACAGATCCGTATTCCACAGCACACGGCGAACCGCCGACCAAGTTAAAGAATCCGAAGATCTTCCGTCCTTTTGAGATGTTTGTGAAAATGTACGGTCTGCCGTCCTATCACGAGATGGATCCTACGATCTTCGTGGCACTGACCTATATGTTTATCTTCGGTGCGATGTTCGGTGATGCCGGTCAGGGAGTCTGCCTGGTGATCGGTGGATTTCTTCTGTATAAGTTTAAGAAGATGGATCTGGCGGCCATCATCGGTACTGCAGGTATTTTCTCCACTTTCTTCGGTCTGATGTTCGGCAGCATCTTCGGTTTTGAAGATGTGATCCCCGCTCTCTGGCTGCGTCCGGTGGAGGCGATGTCCAATCTGCCGTTCCTTGGCACGTTAAATACGGTATTTGTCGTTGCAATCGCTTTCGGTATGTTCCTGATCCTGATTACAATGATCTTTCATATTATTAATGCCGTTCGCATGAAAGATGTAGAAGGCATTTGGTTTGACCAGAATGCTGTGGCAGGACTGGTGTTCTACGGTTCCCTGGTCGCTGTGATCTTCCTGTTTATGACAGGTCACACCCTTCCCGCAGGTGCGGTTCTCGGCGTGATGTTCGGTATTCCGTTAGTGATCATTATGCTGAAGGAGCCTCTGGCAAGAATGGTGAAAAAAGAAAGTCCCGTCATCGAGGGAAGCAAGGGCATGTATTTTGTACAGAGCTTTTTTGAACTCTTCGAAGTCATGTTAAGTTATCTGTCCAACACCCTTTCTTTCGTCCGTATCGGCGCTTTCGCCGTCAGCCATGCCGCTATGATGGAAGTCGTACTGATGCTTGCCGGTGCAGAAGCCGGAAGCCCGAACTGGATCGTCGTGATCCTTGGAAATATTTTCGTTACCGCGATGGAGGGTCTTATCGTAGGTATCCAGGTACTCCGTCTCGAATATTATGAGATGTTCAGCCGTTTCTATAAAGGAAGCGGAAGAGCTTTTCAGCCATTTTTAAAAAAATCCAAAAATAAATAA
- a CDS encoding ATP synthase subunit C — MSTIIEILTAVALILSIIIPGGAFLLGERNKKRYKKSLAVNCFFFFGTLLVGTIAMFAGAQNVQAATDAAGSGLATGLGYLGAALVTGLSGIGSGIAVASSASAALGAISEDGSLFGKSMIFVAMAEGIALYGLIISFMILGKL; from the coding sequence ATGTCAACTATTATCGAAATTCTTACCGCCGTAGCACTGATTCTCAGCATCATCATCCCGGGAGGCGCATTTCTTCTGGGCGAGAGAAACAAAAAACGTTACAAAAAGTCTCTGGCAGTCAACTGTTTCTTCTTCTTTGGCACACTCCTTGTAGGAACCATCGCCATGTTCGCCGGTGCGCAGAACGTACAGGCTGCTACTGATGCAGCCGGAAGTGGTCTTGCAACCGGTCTTGGCTATCTCGGTGCCGCTCTCGTAACCGGCCTGTCCGGTATCGGTTCCGGTATCGCCGTAGCAAGTTCTGCAAGTGCAGCCCTGGGTGCTATCAGTGAAGACGGTTCCCTGTTCGGTAAATCCATGATCTTCGTAGCCATGGCAGAAGGTATTGCTCTGTATGGTCTGATCATTTCCTTCATGATCTTAGGTAAACT